One segment of Desulfosudis oleivorans Hxd3 DNA contains the following:
- a CDS encoding PLDc N-terminal domain-containing protein, translating into MSPITITIIAVGLLAWLLTCWALIDVAGRDFGGIEKKAAWGFVAFIPFVGWLIYLVIGRPKSTPPKAGPDPS; encoded by the coding sequence ATGAGCCCGATAACCATCACCATCATTGCTGTCGGCCTGCTTGCCTGGCTGCTCACCTGCTGGGCCTTGATCGATGTGGCCGGCCGGGACTTCGGCGGCATTGAAAAAAAGGCCGCCTGGGGTTTTGTCGCCTTTATTCCCTTTGTGGGCTGGCTCATCTACCTGGTCATCGGCCGGCCGAAAAGCACGCCCCCAAAGGCCGGCCCGGACCCGTCATGA
- a CDS encoding LolA family protein codes for MRSSHIKVITLACLLCVTLWIGLAGAQASDMQLPVEEILSRVEARYDCDTFAADFFQTSTLKAMDITDTAEGSVLFKRPNRFRWSYEKPEKQYIISDGDRLWIFKPDENQVTVGSAPALFGDGRGASFFTDIKRLRTDYEIGLSPDTDGETYMLKLAPKKKTMDVAAIYLVVNADTFEVTAVETVNAYDDATRIEFTNRRFDLPAADTLFVFDIPVNADVIQLNSENDG; via the coding sequence ATGAGAAGCAGTCACATAAAAGTGATAACGCTGGCCTGTTTGCTGTGCGTGACGCTGTGGATCGGCCTCGCCGGGGCCCAGGCGTCCGACATGCAGCTTCCGGTGGAGGAGATTCTGAGCCGGGTGGAGGCCCGGTACGACTGTGACACCTTTGCCGCTGATTTTTTTCAGACCTCCACGCTCAAGGCAATGGACATCACGGACACAGCCGAAGGCTCTGTGCTGTTCAAACGACCCAACCGGTTCCGGTGGAGTTACGAGAAGCCCGAAAAGCAGTATATTATCTCGGATGGCGACCGGTTGTGGATATTCAAGCCGGATGAAAACCAGGTGACTGTTGGAAGTGCCCCCGCGCTTTTCGGCGACGGCCGGGGCGCCAGTTTTTTCACGGACATCAAGCGTCTGCGCACCGACTATGAGATCGGCCTTTCCCCGGACACCGATGGCGAGACGTATATGCTGAAGCTGGCGCCCAAAAAGAAGACCATGGATGTGGCGGCGATCTATCTCGTGGTGAACGCGGACACTTTTGAGGTGACCGCCGTTGAAACCGTCAACGCCTATGACGACGCCACGCGCATCGAATTTACCAACCGGCGGTTTGACCTGCCGGCTGCCGACACCCTTTTTGTCTTCGACATTCCGGTGAATGCCGATGTGATTCAACTAAACAGCGAGAACGACGGATGA
- a CDS encoding Smr/MutS family protein — protein MNEPVVVPITDTLDLHTFAPSEVGDLLKDYLAECQKAGIFSIRVVHGKGTGVLKKRVWAALAKNALVDRFHEAPPEAGGWGATIVEIKKVSPDIRHT, from the coding sequence ATGAACGAACCCGTTGTCGTACCCATCACAGACACATTGGACCTGCACACCTTTGCCCCCTCAGAGGTGGGCGACCTGCTGAAAGACTACCTGGCCGAGTGCCAAAAGGCCGGCATTTTTTCCATACGGGTGGTGCACGGCAAGGGCACCGGCGTTCTTAAAAAACGGGTGTGGGCGGCCCTGGCTAAAAACGCATTGGTGGACCGGTTTCACGAAGCCCCGCCTGAAGCCGGCGGCTGGGGCGCGACCATCGTGGAGATAAAAAAAGTATCGCCTGACATACGGCACACCTGA
- a CDS encoding hotdog fold thioesterase codes for METPIISAVNKDRFVKEIGIELVTVSAGYAKTRMTVEPRHLNGLDLGHGGAVFTLADYAFAAASNSHGVDAVAINITMSYFKAARAGDELTAEAKEIALSRKIGTYAISVFNQNQDTVAFMQGTAFRKTP; via the coding sequence ATGGAAACGCCCATTATTTCGGCGGTCAATAAAGACCGGTTTGTAAAAGAGATCGGCATTGAGCTGGTCACGGTGTCAGCGGGATACGCCAAAACCCGGATGACAGTGGAGCCACGGCACTTAAACGGCCTGGACCTGGGCCACGGCGGTGCTGTTTTTACCCTGGCCGACTACGCCTTTGCCGCGGCTTCCAACTCCCATGGCGTGGACGCCGTGGCCATCAACATCACCATGTCCTATTTCAAGGCGGCCAGGGCCGGGGACGAGCTTACCGCCGAGGCCAAAGAGATCGCCTTAAGCCGAAAGATCGGCACCTATGCCATTTCGGTCTTCAACCAGAACCAGGACACGGTGGCCTTCATGCAGGGCACGGCTTTTCGCAAAACCCCCTGA
- the pncB gene encoding nicotinate phosphoribosyltransferase, protein MTIINSLLDTEFSKLTMAQIVLHMHPDVIVRYRFESKNKKKIGHIQEINQEIDHLCTLRFKDDELDYLDSLNVFKKDFIEYLRLVQLNRKYITAEIDNNRRLQIEIKGPWISTIFFSVPVLTIVSEIYSKYQSINEKGFHSVEDTLDTGEQRLAKKIEYLTTLLKTGQLSGFKFADIGTCFRYSHYWQGVVIEKLKKQLRSYLFVGTSNPYFAMKHKLAPMGTMNHEWLMAYQQLGTRLQLSQKTALRDWIAEYHGEPGICLSDVVGFNAFLRDFDLYLAKLFDGCQHNSGDPTSWCVKLIEHYDKLGIDPKTKTAMFCDDMNFETAIEIHETLSEMIDITAGIGRDLMHDLGIPPLDISFNMVECNGGPVGSIGDDAGKTRCDDPRHLAALKDVFHIDT, encoded by the coding sequence ATGACGATCATCAACAGTCTGCTGGATACTGAGTTTTCAAAGCTCACCATGGCCCAGATTGTTCTCCACATGCATCCGGATGTGATTGTCCGCTACCGGTTTGAATCCAAAAACAAGAAAAAAATAGGCCATATACAGGAAATCAACCAGGAGATTGACCACCTGTGCACCCTGCGGTTCAAGGACGATGAGCTCGACTACCTCGACTCCCTGAATGTCTTTAAAAAAGATTTTATTGAATACCTGCGGCTGGTGCAGCTGAACCGGAAATACATCACCGCCGAGATCGACAACAACCGCCGTCTGCAGATCGAAATCAAGGGCCCCTGGATTTCCACGATTTTCTTTTCCGTTCCCGTGCTGACCATTGTCAGCGAGATCTACTCCAAGTACCAGAGCATCAACGAAAAAGGGTTTCACAGCGTGGAAGACACGCTGGACACCGGGGAACAGCGCCTGGCCAAGAAGATCGAGTACCTTACCACGCTTTTAAAAACCGGCCAGCTTTCGGGGTTCAAGTTCGCGGACATCGGCACCTGTTTCCGGTATTCCCATTACTGGCAGGGCGTGGTGATTGAAAAGCTCAAAAAACAACTTCGTTCCTACCTGTTTGTGGGTACCAGCAACCCCTACTTTGCCATGAAGCACAAGCTGGCCCCCATGGGCACCATGAACCATGAATGGCTGATGGCCTACCAGCAGCTTGGTACCCGGCTGCAGCTGAGCCAGAAGACCGCGCTGCGTGACTGGATCGCCGAATACCACGGTGAGCCGGGCATCTGCCTCTCCGACGTGGTGGGGTTCAACGCCTTTCTCCGGGATTTTGACCTCTACCTGGCCAAGCTCTTTGACGGGTGCCAGCACAACAGCGGAGACCCCACTTCCTGGTGCGTCAAGCTGATTGAGCATTACGACAAGCTGGGCATTGATCCCAAAACCAAGACCGCCATGTTCTGCGACGACATGAACTTTGAAACCGCCATTGAAATTCATGAAACCTTAAGCGAGATGATCGATATCACGGCCGGCATCGGCCGGGACCTGATGCACGACCTGGGCATACCGCCCCTGGATATCAGTTTCAACATGGTGGAGTGCAACGGCGGCCCCGTGGGCAGCATCGGCGACGACGCCGGCAAAACCCGGTGCGATGATCCCCGGCACCTGGCCGCCCTCAAGGATGTGTTTCACATTGACACCTGA
- the nadA gene encoding quinolinate synthase NadA — protein sequence MIQQRISDLKARRNAIILVHNYQPPEIQDIADFCGDSLELSIRAAETDADVIVFCGVHFMAETASIVCPDKTVLLPDFNAGCPMADMITPQALAAKLKELGDMPVVTYVNSPAAVKAMSTVCCTSANVVKVVNSLEEKEILMTPDRNLATYAQGYTDKTLHLWPGWCPVHDALRPEDIETARRDHPGALVMAHPECRPEVTALADAVLSTSGMLRHAAESDRTEFIVATENGILYPLQKACPDKRFYWASESMVCPDMKKIGLADVAACLETLAPEVKVPREIQQKALAAVQRMLEIV from the coding sequence ATGATTCAGCAGCGTATCAGTGACCTCAAGGCCCGGCGCAACGCCATTATACTGGTGCATAACTACCAGCCGCCCGAGATCCAGGATATCGCCGATTTCTGCGGTGACTCCCTGGAACTTTCCATTCGGGCCGCCGAAACCGACGCCGATGTGATCGTCTTCTGCGGGGTCCATTTTATGGCCGAAACCGCGTCCATCGTCTGCCCGGACAAGACCGTGCTGCTGCCCGACTTTAACGCGGGCTGCCCCATGGCCGACATGATCACGCCCCAGGCCCTTGCGGCAAAACTGAAGGAACTGGGCGATATGCCGGTGGTGACCTATGTCAACTCCCCGGCCGCGGTCAAGGCCATGTCTACGGTCTGCTGCACGTCGGCCAACGTGGTAAAAGTGGTCAACAGCCTGGAGGAAAAAGAGATCCTCATGACCCCGGACCGGAACCTGGCCACCTATGCGCAAGGGTATACCGACAAAACCCTTCACCTGTGGCCCGGCTGGTGTCCCGTACACGACGCCCTGCGGCCGGAGGATATCGAGACGGCCCGGCGCGACCATCCCGGCGCCCTGGTCATGGCCCACCCCGAGTGCCGGCCTGAAGTGACGGCCCTGGCCGACGCGGTGCTTTCCACCTCCGGCATGCTGCGCCATGCCGCTGAATCGGACCGGACCGAATTTATCGTGGCAACGGAAAACGGGATTCTTTATCCGCTTCAAAAAGCCTGTCCGGACAAGCGGTTCTACTGGGCCTCGGAATCCATGGTATGCCCGGACATGAAGAAGATCGGGCTTGCGGATGTGGCAGCCTGCCTGGAGACCCTGGCGCCGGAGGTCAAGGTGCCCCGCGAGATTCAGCAGAAGGCCCTGGCAGCGGTGCAGCGCATGCTGGAAATTGTGTGA
- a CDS encoding biotin--[acetyl-CoA-carboxylase] ligase: MKIQQATLHHLATTESTMDVARNLALQGCPHFTVVVADTQTGGRGRMDRTWHSDPGGLYMTLVLKPDMPAADGLKLTFLASLTLAQTVRRCCDIDAGVKWPNDILVKEKKLAGLLSEMQATGSRIDFVNIGIGINVNNDPARFEPGATSIKAATGATFSREGLLDEFLGALKTGLQNTSLPSVIQQWKTLAVSLGRPVTVVTPRETVTGIAEDVNESGALLVRMSDGDLREICYGDCFHR, from the coding sequence ATGAAAATTCAGCAGGCCACCCTTCACCACCTTGCCACAACCGAATCCACCATGGATGTGGCCCGGAACCTGGCCCTTCAGGGGTGCCCCCATTTTACCGTGGTGGTGGCCGACACCCAGACCGGGGGCCGGGGCCGCATGGACCGCACCTGGCATTCCGACCCGGGAGGGCTTTACATGACGCTTGTGTTAAAGCCTGATATGCCGGCCGCAGACGGGTTGAAACTCACCTTTCTGGCCTCCCTGACCCTGGCCCAAACAGTACGGCGGTGCTGCGACATCGACGCCGGGGTCAAGTGGCCCAATGATATTCTTGTAAAAGAAAAAAAGCTGGCCGGCCTGCTTTCCGAAATGCAGGCCACCGGCAGCCGGATCGACTTTGTCAACATCGGCATCGGCATCAATGTCAATAACGACCCGGCCCGGTTTGAGCCCGGGGCCACCTCCATAAAGGCCGCAACCGGCGCGACTTTTTCCCGAGAGGGGCTGCTGGACGAATTTTTAGGCGCGCTCAAGACCGGGCTGCAAAACACCAGCCTGCCATCCGTCATTCAGCAGTGGAAAACCCTTGCCGTCAGCCTGGGCCGCCCGGTAACCGTTGTCACGCCCCGGGAGACCGTAACAGGCATTGCCGAGGACGTAAATGAAAGCGGCGCCCTGCTCGTCCGCATGAGTGACGGCGACCTTCGGGAAATCTGCTACGGCGATTGCTTTCACCGCTGA
- the ispH gene encoding 4-hydroxy-3-methylbut-2-enyl diphosphate reductase, with product MKVSIAKTSGFCMGVRRAVDMVLDASNRYTEPIYTFGPLIHNPQVLRLLAEKKISVMETIPEQGNGIVLIRAHGVPPRTREKLEAAGFTVIDATCPRVVKVQTIISRNAAEGCAVIIIGDKDHPEVVGLLGYAGDRGVVADSLEALKALPAFEKAIIVAQTTQSTRLFDEVGAWAAAHHPHYQVFNTICPSTKNRQAETEALARQTDAMVVVGGYNSGNTQRLAQVSKKSGHPVFHVETSEELDTNALAKSDHIGITAGASTPNWIIKKIYRELEAARFRSKGPLARTLFSAQRLLLLTNIYLAIGAGLLCYSASLLRQGEHFAPHILIAMLYIFSMHTLNRLTGIAEDHYNDPYRAAFYDKNMTVLALLAVGAGGLGLAVAFSLGVFPFLMLLVMSGLGLSYNLYLVPKGVTAIPFRRIKDIPGSKTLLISAAWGVAVCAFPAAATDSLNFSSMFTALWLAGIVFVRSAFFDLIDMQGDRIAGKETLPVLMGADRALRFLKQMLAGLFLFLLAATLLGVVSSLGYLLLVLPVTGYMLLALYQRDTLQSGLVLEFLVESQFVLAGLLALTWTMMTAL from the coding sequence ATGAAGGTATCTATCGCAAAAACATCCGGTTTCTGCATGGGGGTGCGCCGGGCCGTGGACATGGTGCTGGACGCCTCCAACCGGTACACCGAACCGATTTACACCTTCGGTCCCCTGATTCACAACCCCCAGGTGCTGCGGCTTCTGGCTGAAAAAAAGATTTCAGTCATGGAGACCATTCCCGAACAGGGAAACGGCATTGTGCTGATCCGGGCCCACGGGGTTCCGCCCCGGACCCGGGAAAAACTGGAGGCGGCCGGCTTTACCGTCATTGACGCCACCTGTCCCCGGGTGGTAAAGGTCCAGACCATCATCTCCAGAAATGCGGCCGAAGGGTGCGCCGTCATCATCATCGGCGACAAAGACCACCCCGAGGTGGTGGGCCTGCTGGGATATGCCGGCGACAGGGGGGTTGTGGCCGACAGCCTGGAAGCGTTAAAGGCCCTGCCCGCCTTTGAAAAGGCCATCATCGTGGCCCAGACCACCCAGAGCACCCGGCTTTTTGACGAGGTCGGCGCATGGGCCGCGGCCCACCATCCCCACTACCAGGTGTTCAACACCATCTGTCCCTCCACGAAAAATCGGCAGGCGGAAACCGAGGCCCTGGCCAGACAAACCGATGCCATGGTCGTGGTGGGAGGCTACAACAGCGGCAACACCCAGCGCCTGGCTCAGGTTTCAAAAAAAAGCGGACACCCGGTGTTCCATGTGGAGACCAGCGAAGAGCTGGACACGAACGCCCTGGCCAAATCCGACCACATCGGCATCACCGCCGGGGCCTCCACACCCAACTGGATCATCAAGAAAATCTATCGCGAGCTGGAGGCGGCCCGGTTTCGCTCAAAGGGGCCGCTGGCCCGCACGCTTTTTTCCGCCCAGCGGCTGCTGTTGCTCACCAACATCTACCTGGCCATCGGTGCCGGCCTGCTCTGCTACAGTGCCTCCCTGCTGCGGCAGGGCGAGCATTTTGCTCCCCACATCCTCATCGCCATGCTCTATATCTTTTCCATGCATACCTTGAACCGACTCACCGGCATTGCCGAGGATCACTACAACGACCCCTACCGGGCCGCCTTTTACGACAAAAACATGACCGTTCTGGCCCTGCTGGCCGTGGGGGCGGGGGGGCTGGGCCTGGCAGTGGCTTTTTCCCTGGGTGTTTTCCCCTTTTTGATGCTTCTGGTGATGAGCGGCCTGGGGCTTTCCTACAATCTTTACCTGGTGCCCAAAGGCGTTACCGCCATTCCCTTCCGCCGCATCAAGGACATTCCCGGTTCCAAGACCCTGCTGATCTCCGCGGCCTGGGGCGTGGCGGTGTGCGCGTTTCCCGCGGCGGCCACCGATTCGCTCAACTTCTCCTCCATGTTTACGGCCCTGTGGCTGGCCGGCATCGTGTTTGTCCGGTCCGCCTTTTTTGACCTGATCGACATGCAGGGAGACAGAATCGCGGGCAAGGAGACCCTTCCTGTTCTCATGGGGGCCGACCGGGCACTGCGGTTTTTAAAACAGATGCTGGCCGGACTTTTTCTTTTTCTGCTGGCGGCCACGCTGCTGGGCGTGGTGTCAAGCCTGGGATACCTGCTGCTGGTGCTGCCGGTCACCGGTTACATGCTGCTGGCCCTTTACCAGCGGGACACCCTGCAGAGCGGCCTGGTGCTGGAATTCCTGGTGGAGAGCCAGTTTGTGCTGGCGGGCTTACTGGCCCTAACCTGGACCATGATGACGGCTTTGTAA
- a CDS encoding CooT family nickel-binding protein: MCEANAYIVDEKGDNTLVMEAVDLVEPEEDGVKLISIFGEQKFLKAKIHSLSLVDHKIFLKSDG, encoded by the coding sequence ATGTGTGAAGCCAACGCTTATATCGTTGATGAAAAAGGCGACAACACCCTCGTCATGGAGGCGGTCGACTTGGTGGAACCCGAAGAAGACGGGGTCAAACTGATCAGTATTTTCGGTGAACAGAAGTTTTTAAAAGCCAAAATCCATTCCCTCTCCCTGGTGGACCATAAGATTTTTCTCAAAAGCGACGGGTAG
- a CDS encoding DUF3842 family protein: MLRICVIDGQGGGIGAAAIKKIQEAFGETVEIIALGTNAIATAQMLKAKANRGASGENAIVRTVAEADVIVGPIGIVMAHALMGEVTPAMAEAVSGCRAAKVLIPLSQERVEIVGVAQEPLPHLLENLIEHHLKPKKR, from the coding sequence ATGTTGCGAATATGCGTAATCGACGGGCAGGGCGGCGGCATCGGCGCGGCTGCCATCAAGAAAATACAGGAGGCCTTTGGCGAGACCGTGGAGATCATCGCCCTGGGCACCAACGCCATTGCCACGGCCCAGATGCTCAAGGCAAAGGCCAACCGGGGGGCCTCAGGTGAAAACGCCATTGTCCGCACCGTGGCTGAGGCGGACGTGATCGTGGGACCCATCGGTATTGTCATGGCCCATGCCCTGATGGGAGAGGTCACCCCGGCCATGGCCGAGGCCGTGTCCGGATGCCGGGCCGCCAAAGTCCTGATTCCCCTTTCCCAGGAACGGGTGGAAATCGTGGGCGTGGCCCAGGAACCCCTGCCCCACCTGCTGGAAAACCTTATCGAACACCATTTGAAACCCAAAAAGAGGTAA
- the plsY gene encoding glycerol-3-phosphate 1-O-acyltransferase PlsY, with product MDGQTILKIFLCTAGAFVLGSVPVGLVLTKLFSSKDIRTQGSGNIGATNVARVAGARLGLITLALDLLKGALPVAAAGLMVPSTGEPAMALAGLAAVAGHCYPVFSGFTGGGKGVATACGVFLVAAPWACLVALVVFLAAVAGFKRVSLGSILAALSLPAGTWFFYGTGPVAAAAATVGLLVVARHRANISRLLAGTEPPFFKKPGQDR from the coding sequence ATGGACGGACAAACCATTCTAAAAATTTTTTTGTGTACTGCGGGGGCCTTTGTGCTGGGCTCCGTTCCGGTGGGCCTGGTTTTGACAAAACTTTTTTCTTCAAAAGATATTCGGACCCAGGGCAGCGGCAACATCGGGGCCACCAACGTGGCCCGGGTGGCAGGTGCGCGGCTGGGACTGATCACGCTGGCCCTTGATCTTTTAAAGGGTGCGCTTCCGGTGGCCGCAGCCGGCCTGATGGTGCCGTCGACCGGGGAGCCGGCCATGGCCCTTGCCGGCCTGGCCGCGGTGGCAGGCCACTGCTATCCCGTTTTTTCAGGGTTTACCGGCGGCGGCAAAGGGGTGGCCACGGCCTGCGGCGTGTTCCTGGTGGCAGCTCCCTGGGCCTGCCTGGTCGCACTGGTGGTGTTTCTGGCGGCAGTAGCAGGATTTAAGCGGGTCTCGCTGGGGTCCATTCTTGCGGCCCTGTCGCTGCCGGCCGGCACATGGTTTTTTTACGGCACAGGTCCGGTTGCGGCCGCGGCCGCGACCGTCGGCCTGCTGGTGGTCGCAAGGCACCGGGCCAATATCTCCCGACTGCTGGCCGGAACAGAACCCCCGTTTTTCAAAAAACCCGGCCAGGACCGATAG
- a CDS encoding lytic murein transglycosylase produces the protein MRFFSFILQLLLPALLLGVAGCTAPPAPPVYVDFETAAPFDRLCAKLEKDGFDGQVLRRYYTHPDVAFEQAGTALFFHHSESKLNYDQFLKTASLNRAREYLQAQGRWLTAAQNTYTVDKEVITAILLVETRFGAYLGTRPAFNILSSMASLADPAMEAEFWQSIEKTTTFTPEAYNKRVRDKSKWAYNELKAFLAYVEKENIENPVSLKSSYAGAMGISQFMPSNILKLGVDGDNDGRVDLFTHPDAIFSVASFLAHHGWKPGLDHQAAYKVLLNYNYSRPYAETVLKIRERLKAGPS, from the coding sequence ATGCGTTTTTTTTCTTTTATATTACAGCTTCTGCTGCCGGCCCTGTTGCTGGGGGTTGCGGGGTGTACGGCCCCGCCGGCTCCGCCGGTTTATGTCGATTTTGAGACTGCCGCGCCCTTTGACCGGCTTTGCGCAAAACTGGAAAAAGACGGGTTTGACGGCCAGGTTCTGCGGCGGTATTACACTCATCCGGATGTGGCCTTTGAGCAGGCCGGCACAGCCCTGTTTTTTCACCACAGTGAATCAAAGCTGAATTACGACCAGTTTTTAAAAACCGCTTCCCTGAACCGGGCCCGGGAATACCTGCAGGCCCAGGGCCGTTGGCTGACAGCGGCCCAGAACACCTACACCGTGGACAAAGAGGTGATAACCGCCATTCTTCTGGTGGAAACCCGGTTCGGCGCCTACCTTGGCACCCGGCCGGCCTTTAACATTCTCTCTTCCATGGCCTCCCTTGCCGACCCGGCCATGGAGGCGGAGTTCTGGCAGTCCATCGAAAAGACCACGACCTTCACACCAGAGGCCTATAACAAGCGGGTGCGGGACAAATCCAAGTGGGCGTACAACGAACTCAAGGCGTTTCTGGCCTATGTGGAAAAAGAAAACATTGAGAATCCCGTGTCCCTGAAAAGCTCTTATGCAGGGGCCATGGGAATCTCCCAGTTCATGCCCAGCAACATTCTCAAACTGGGCGTGGACGGCGACAATGACGGCCGGGTAGACCTGTTCACCCATCCGGACGCCATCTTCAGCGTGGCCTCCTTTCTCGCCCACCACGGATGGAAACCGGGCCTGGACCACCAGGCCGCCTACAAGGTCCTGCTCAACTACAACTACAGCCGGCCTTACGCCGAAACCGTATTGAAGATACGCGAACGGCTCAAGGCCGGACCCTCCTGA